TTATTCTGCAGTTTGCATGTATTTGGACTCTTAAGGTCTCAACATAGTTAGTGCCGTAAGCTCTTCGTGTGAAGTCAGCCAAGTTGAACTGTATCTGGTTCCAGCCTTCGTCCAACCTCATGGGCATAGTACAGATGAACGGCTTAACCCTTGTTGTAGACTGGTAGTTGCTGGCTCGAAATCTTCGACGTACGTTTTTGTCATCAAGCACCTAAAATATGTTCAGGATTACaaaaagttaaatatttataaaaaagcaATGGATCATAGCTCTATTTACATGTCATGATTAATTTATCTTACCTGAACTTCAAAAgtgaaatacttttttaaattttttattatcataaccAAAAAAGGTAACTTTATTCCAAGGGTCTTCTTTGGATCCGCCGGGCATGTTATGTACGTGGTACTGACGTTCGTTCCCACGATTTCGAGCACCAGGCTTTGTATATCGTTATCTGTTATCCTCTTTATGTGCCCATTGCGAACTTTTTTGTCCCAAATTTGCAAAGGTTTGCTGCCTATGCTGTAAAGAATCGATAGGAAACCAGACTGAAAAGTATTCttgaacatttttgttttagttcGTTTGGTTCTAAAGTTTATTCTTACATTTAAACGATGATTAACAACTTGTgtttaatcaataaacaaataattcacGGTTTGGAAGTGGTTTTGACAGATCGACAACAAGCACGAgaattttgaatgaaataaatgaagACCAATGATTGGTTTAAagcttattaactccatggtttaAAGTTTGTAATAGTCATGTTACTATGGCAACCAAAAAACGTTTCGTTCCCGTCTTAAATTTCTGATGGAGCCTCTATACATAGTTAGTTTctataaactataattttatagATTATTGAATGtgaataaatacaataattatgttggaaaattcaaaaattttgACGTGGTTTTGTGTAGTGAAATAAGTAATTcccttaattatattaattgttgaatgtttaattatgtttttatacaTTATGCTGTACTGCTTTGAGCAATATGCAATAGTTTTCTTTTATAATGTAGTggttgattattatttttttgtttggaaaGATTGCGGCCAGCCTGAAGCTTTACAACTTAATCAGGATTGGTGCATGAATTCGTGAGTTCAGCTGAGCAAGGGAAGATTGGCTAACAGCTGCTCGAATGGCTCCGAAAGCATTATAGCTAAAAGGCAGCTGATTCGCGAGTGCAGTTGTCATCAGATTGGAATCGCGATCAGCTGAGAAGATTTGGTAAGAAACATAGCGAACTAATGCTAGGAACTAAGTGTCACGTCACTCTTTAATCAGTTCAACGAAGATGGTGACCTGTACTTTGGTTGCCGATAGCGTTAGTACAAGTAGCTTTCAATAGCACTCAGGGTAGATCAGAATGATCCATGAGCAGGTCTGATTCGAATCCTCGGGCATTGACTGCCCGTCGACTTCGGATTTATTTAATGCATGCCATAATCAAAGTTTAAGTTCATAAAATCCATAAGAATTGCTCTTAAATTGAATACTtaatcttttttgtattttttctttcgtCTGTTTTTCTATGACTAGCCTGTGCCAATTAATCTGTGTCACTCTGTGTATCTATTtgagaactttttggcgggaacgcgagaagtgaagttgtgtgatttgttttattttgtctatttagtgtttcttcgggtttaaatgtgtattatatttcatcccatatcatctcatttcatctcatttaatttcatcccagttgattaatgtctcaaattaatcatcttcatttcatttcactcaagggcggatccagctttggtgccaggagggggtcacatagtcatggtcaagtcaagaatttataattaaattttgataacaatagatacaagtaaaaagtaggtattttattataagcacattaaaggtataaagaaattttagttttttaacttagaactatgttaggatatgttgaagtttagtaggtgaatgaagttagcc
The Bombyx mori chromosome 5, ASM3026992v2 DNA segment above includes these coding regions:
- the LOC732927 gene encoding transcription factor 2B (The RefSeq protein has 4 substitutions compared to this genomic sequence), coding for MFKNTFQSGFLSILYSIGSKPLQIWDKKVRNGHIKRITDNDIQSLVLEIVGTNVSTTYITCPADPKKTLGIKLPFWVMIIKNLKKYFTFEVQVLDDKNVRRRFRASNYQSTTRVKPFICTMPMRLDEGWNQIQFNLADFTRRAYGTNYVETLRVQIHANCRIRRVYFSDRWYSEDELPAEFKWSLPIQNKAKVAAAT